The proteins below come from a single Vitis vinifera cultivar Pinot Noir 40024 chromosome 9, ASM3070453v1 genomic window:
- the LOC132254299 gene encoding glycine-rich cell wall structural protein-like yields the protein MPGGKTGGCRGETGCETGGTTGEIGGEARGGEVGGDVGGLEGVVGGGDVGGFEGAVGGGDVGGLEGVVGGGDVGGLEGVVGGGDVGGLEGAVGGGDVGGFEGAVGGGDVGGFEGAVGGGDVGGFEGAVGGGDVGGFEGAVGGGDVGGFEGAVGGGDVGGFEGAVGGGDVGGFEGVVGGDDGGVVGGGGDGAGGLEIGGGGGGLWHLWPMQSSPENSSAKAGLR from the coding sequence ATGCCTGGAGGCAAAACTGGTGGCTGTAGAGGTGAAACTGGTTGCGAAACTGGTGGCACGACTGGTGAAATCGGGGGCGAGGCACGCGGAGGGGAAGTTGGCGGGGATGTTGGTGGACTTGAGGGGGTTGTTGGCGGCGGGGATGTTGGTGGATTTGAGGGGGCTGTTGGCGGCGGGGATGTTGGAGGACTTGAGGGAGTTGTTGGCGGCGGGGATGTTGGAGGACTTGAGGGGGTTGTTGGCGGCGGGGATGTTGGTGGACTTGAGGGGGCCGTTGGCGGCGGGGATGTTGGTGGATTTGAGGGGGCCGTTGGCGGCGGGGATGTTGGTGGTTTTGAGGGGGCCGTTGGCGGCGGGGATGTTGGTGGATTTGAGGGGGCCGTTGGCGGCGGGGATGTTGGTGGTTTTGAGGGGGCCGTTGGCGGCGGGGATGTTGGTGGATTTGAGGGGGCCGTTGGCGGCGGGGATGTTGGTGGTTTTGAGGGGGCCGTTGGTGGCGGGGATGTTGGTGGTTTTGAGGGGGTTGTTGGTGGGGATGATGGTGGGGTAGTTGGTGGAGGAGGAGATGGAGCAGGAGGTTTGGAGATAGGAGGTGGCGGTGGAGGTCTCTGGCACTTGTGGCCTATGCAGAGCTCGCCAGAGAACTCATCGGCGAAGGCAGGATTGAGATGA
- the LOC104880441 gene encoding uncharacterized protein LOC104880441, protein MGFLQQQKTILNKDTTKNIWDSLKQKYQGTTRVKRAHLQALRKEFEILHMKAGESVNEYFARTLTIANKMKANGDDKGDVAVVEKILRSMTPKFDYVVCSIEESKNIDTLTIDELQSSLLVHKQCMSSHEEEEHALKITHGEQSGGMG, encoded by the exons ATGGGATTCCTGCAGCAGCAAAAG ACAATCCTCAACAAGGATACAACAAAGAACATATGGGATTCTTTGAAACAGAAGTATCAAGGTACAACACGAGTAAAGCGTGCTCACTTGCAAGCTCTCCGGAAGGAGTTTGAAATTCTTCACATGAAGGCAGGGGAATCTGTGAATGAGTATTTTGCACGGACTCTTACCATAGCCAACAAGATGAAAGCAAATGGTGATGACAAGGGAGATGTTGCTGTAGTTGAAAAGATTTTGAGATCCATGACTCCAAAGTTTGATTATGTTGTGTGTTCCATTGAGGAGTCTAAGAATATAGACACCTTAACCATTGATGAGTTGCAAAGCAGCCTACTTGTGCACAAACAATGCATGAGTTCTCATGAGGAAGAAGAACACGCTTTGAAAATTACACATGGAGAACAATCTGGAGGAATGGGTTGA
- the LOC104880417 gene encoding repetitive proline-rich cell wall protein 1-like — MASSSMTLAFFLFLCASLHLNPASADGLSAELCKGHKCPPKQTPPPPPSVAKPPAPSPPPSPLVTPPPTGSNPPLVPPIGVPPIVPPLGSVLPPVGVPPIVPPVGVPPIVPPLGPIVPPVGVPPILPPLGPVVPPVGVPPVVVPPVGVPPVVVPPVGVPPVAVPPVGIPPVDLPPVGVPPVVVPPVGIPPVNLPPVGVPPIVLTPGLLPPILDTPIVPPVGPIVAPILPSPPGSIVIDPATSPTPPPPSSDDTPCPPPPSTVPRKLKL; from the exons ATGGCTTCTTCTAGCATGACCTtggctttctttctttttctgtgTGCTTCCCTTCATCTCAACCCTGCATCGGCTGATGGGCTCTCTGCTGAGCTCTGCAAAGGCCACAAATGCCCCCCTAAAcaaacaccaccaccaccaccttccGTTGCCAAACCTCCTGCTCCATCGCCGCCTCCTTCCCCACTGGTGACCCCTCCACCGACCGGCTCGAATCCACCACTTGTCCCTCCAATTGGGGTTCCACCAATTGTTCCTCCCCTTGGATCAGTTTTGCCTCCAGTTGGGGTTCCTCCAATTGTCCCTCCAGTTGGGGTTCCACCAATAGTTCCTCCTCTTGGACCAATTGTGCCTCCAGTTGGGGTTCCACCAATTCTTCCTCCCCTTGGACCAGTTGTGCCTCCAGTTGGGGTTCCTCCGGTTGTCGTGCCTCCAGTTGGGGTTCCTCCGGTTGTCGTACCACCTGTTGGGGTTCCTCCGGTTGCCGTACCAC CTGTTGGGATTCCTCCCGTTGACCTGCCACCAGTTGGGGTTCCTCCAGTTGTCGTTCCACCAGTTGGGATTCCTCCGGTTAACCTGCCACCAGTTGGGGTTCCTCCCATTGTCCTTACTCCTGGCTTGCTTCCACCAATTCTGGATACACCAATTGTGCCTCCAGTTGGACCAATTGTTGCTCCAATTCTCCCTTCACCCCCAGGAAGCATCGTGATTGACCCGGCCACATCTCCTACTCCTCCTCCTCCATCATCAGACGATACACCCTGCCCTCCACCACCCTCCACAGTTCCCCGGAAGCTTAAGCTGTGA